One Lycium barbarum isolate Lr01 chromosome 5, ASM1917538v2, whole genome shotgun sequence genomic window carries:
- the LOC132641652 gene encoding CAX-interacting protein 4: MDAKKFMQLVEEKKKRALDKKEARLKWEQKLEAAAEAKSDAEARDKAKVAKHKRKLSSGSDIASDNDSGYQGKKSTKKHHKKHRKHHSSESGDSDRKDKKSKRRPKRRSSHSSDDSSEEYDGDSEEERRRKKRSHKKRRQHGRHSDNSSSDSSDDEDVRRRRHSKHHKRHRRSHSDGSESSSDDDHAAARKRSHTKHHKRHGRLDSDASVSSSDEAKLNRSNHGKHRKHHHRSHSHDSRSSDSEDFRRDRSRSLGRSSDENEELDRKEKHKKNHHRHGHHRPHHSNHKHRRSDEVLKDNHHQPHEEKERNGEPVEPASEVRTESDANGDAHGIQNA, from the coding sequence ATGGATGCCAAGAAGTTCATGCAGTTGGTTgaggagaaaaagaagagagCTCTTGATAAGAAAGAAGCCCGCTTGAAATGGGAGCAAAAACTTGAAGCTGCAGCAGAAGCAAAGTCTGATGCTGAAGCTAGAGATAAAGCCAAGGTAGctaagcataaaaggaaattaagCTCGGGTTCTGATATTGCCAGTGACAATGACAGTGGATATCAAGGAAAAAAGTCCACCAAAAAGCACCACAAGAAGCATAGGAAGCACCATAGCTCTGAGTCGGGTGATTCGGATAGGAAGGATAAGAAATCCAAGCGAAGGCCTAAGAGAAGATCCTCTCATTCCAGTGACGATAGCAGTGAGGAATATGATGGTGATTCAGAAGAagagagaagaagaaagaagcGGAGCCACAAGAAGCGTAGGCAACATGGTAGACACTCAGATAATAGTTCCTCAGACTCTTCAGATGATGAAGATGTAAGAAGAAGACGCCATTCAAAGCATCACAAACGTCATCGAAGATCACACTCAGATGGTTCAGAGTCTTCCAGTGATGATGACCATGCTGCAGCTAGGAAACGAAGCCACACGAAGCATCATAAACGGCACGGAAGGTTAGACTCAGATGCTTCTGTCTCTTCTAGTGATGAAGCAAAACTGAACCGCAGTAATCACGGAAAACATAGGAAGCATCATCATAGATCCCATAGTCATGATTCAAGATCTTCGGATTCTGAAGATTTTAGGCGTGATAGAAGTAGATCCCTAGGTAGATCTTCTGATGAGAATGAGGAATTAGATAGAAAAGAAAAGCACAAGAAGAATCATCATCGACATGGTCATCACCGTCCTCACCATTCTAACCATAAGCATCGCCGCTCTGATGAAGTGTTGAAGGACAATCATCATCAACCtcatgaagaaaaagaaagaaatggtgagCCAGTGGAACCTGCTTCTGAGGTGCGGACGGAAAGTGATGCCAATGGTGATGCTCATGGGATTCAAAATGCTTAG